The Dioscorea cayenensis subsp. rotundata cultivar TDr96_F1 chromosome 18, TDr96_F1_v2_PseudoChromosome.rev07_lg8_w22 25.fasta, whole genome shotgun sequence genome includes the window ACACACACTTTTTATTAATACACCTCAACCATATATTCAGAGAGGATTGAACTCTGGTCCTCTTGCATAAGAATTTCGTTTATATTagatctatattttatatatatatatatatatatatatatatatatatatatatatatatatatatatattaatctatcTTATAACATTAACTAACTAGGATTGAGGGTGTCAAGCGCTAGTCTACCTCGGCTTGAGTTGAGTTGGGCCAAGCTTGAGCTTGAATCAAGACTGAATCATGAATCTCAAGCTCTAACCATcaaatttataacaattaatggCAAGCCTATAATATTTCAGTTTAGACCTACATCCAAAGTCgatgtaaaaatttaaaataaactgaACTATCTAGAGCTAAAGTCAAACAAGTTAATCACACTAACTGCTTCACTATTAAGCATTAAccctaaaaatattagagatatacatatacacgataatatattaatatgtctAACAACATTGATGCTAGACGATCAAAAGTAAAAGTTGAATAAATATATTACCTCCATGTGGTCCCCTGTGTTCACAAGGAATGAGTTTGGGAGAGGCTTGACATGGAGCCATTTGCCTTTGTGCTTCACTTGGAGGCCATTGATGCCATTTTGAAGTAGTATGGTGAGAAGACCATGGTCAGAGTGTGCCGGAATACCGAGTGCTAGCTCTGGTTGAGGGCATGGAGGGTACAAGTTCCCGACGATGATTTGGAAGCAAGAACTAAAGTCTAAGGCTACTTCAATATCTTCGGTTTTGAGTTCCAAGCTCTCCCATATTGCCTTGAGTAGCTCTTTTCCGATCTCTCTTGTGTATGCTGCATactcaaataatatatttctagaaaaaaaaaatatatatatgtatcaattGCAAATGTTTAGTTCGTAGGattttaatatataacattttgaattattgttgaatcttataaaaatttgatatataataaGTAAATATTTATTGCAGTTTggttgtaaaaataaatataaatattgtgacgtaaaattaaatttcaacatatttttaGAGTTAACATTAAAGTTGTGTTTGGTGCTTTACAATGGAAATGTTGTGATGGAATTTGATTGATGggaaagtaattttttaaaaaataacattcttttgtttggtatgcattggaaaatttaattaaattgattggAACATAATATTTCTGTTTggtattgaaaaatatttttgggaaTCTTTTAGCATAATGACATAATTGCCTTTGTGTTATTCTACTTATCAACTTGTCAATAAattgttaatattaaaataataatataaaatgtttttaatattaaataatttttaaaaaaaaaattcgaagggaaaaataattttaaaaaaagtttgagagtattttggtaaaattaaaataggttcactttcttttcttaaggGAATCCAACTTTCCCATCATTTTGTAAAGGAATcactttttctcattttgatggaatttttttttatagcaaaacTACTTTCCttcaaaataaaatctattaaataTGAGAAAGTGATTCACTTGTGTTAcgtttttaagaaaatttatgtattttcctATGTACCAAAGGCAACCTTTTCAATCAtgcatttaatttgttgttatcCAATTGCTTTTTTGCCATccaaagaattatatatatatatatatatatatatatatatatattatttggatAGTTACATACATAATAATTCAGTTGATATAATTTTAGTTTAACTATTTTATATAACAATTCAACTATCATATTTAAAAAGattcattttgttaaaaaaaaaaagtcttatgTATTCACTCGTGATAgaaatgttcttttttttaatatagtttatGAAGACCGtgcttttttgaattttgacccaaaaaaaatcatatttttttcatagattTCTAGCTATTGCTACTAAACTCAGGGAAATAAACTAAATAGTTTCATTTTTACTGAGAAACATAAAATCAtgacataaatatatttatgaaatgtgtttgaaataaaaaaatatatatgttaaagactaattataaaacttaatttataacTAGTTAAAACTAATAATTCCAAAAGTaaaactttcaattaattacCTGAAACCAGAAGGTTTTGCAGGAGAGTGAAACTCTGGATTTACAAATACTTTGAGATAGTCTCTCCAATACCTAGTTTTATCCACGGAAGTATTGAAGCTAGTACCAAATCTAATTGGATCTAGCACATGCTTGCCAAGGTATTCAttcttatcttcttcattttgattgaaaaaattctCGAAAGCATCAAGCGTTTCATCCATTAATCTCTTTGGTATTCCATGGTTCACAAcctaaacaataattaattttgataaacaatacaaactattatatatttccacaaatgataatatatatatatatatatatatatatatatatatatatggtatagTTTTCAAGTATCGTATTTacacaaataaaaacacttactaTTTGCAAAATTACTCTCGTGGTAAAAtgtcaaacaaaattttattaaaatagccAATTTTACCTTTGTGATATTTACCTACATACACACATAGATGCAATATCATCTCTTTAAAGGTAACTAAGGTCTCTATATATTATGCCTCAATTATCATTTCCAtgcatatattttcaaaatggtTAATAtgattaatgtattttatttctttttcatttaatcTTGTACTTTTTAACTGTTTAATAGTCATCACTTAAGACACATGATTATTTTACCTGTTTTTCATAACTTTCAAAAATTTAGGGCCAAAGTATGTAGCTAGTGATGTATAGACTATTAATTAAGTTGATCTAGTTTTACCAAATTAGCATCTTGTGAAttgttttaaaactaaaaaatcattttaaattaaaaaatatatattgtgaaTTATAGAttgaaattacattttttataaatacactacaaaaaatcaatatttaagcaaattatatgaaattaaaattaaaaaagatagaATAACAAGTGAGTTTAAATAACACTAGACGAGTGAGTTCTCGTATATATATTACCATGAAGAAGCCCCATTCACTACAAGCCATGCAAAGGTGGTGGATAACTTCAGCTCTTTCCATTGCCGTTCCTCCGACGAGTAATGAGAAGTCGATGACCGGAATCTCTTCATCGGTGAAATCCTCCGGCCGGAGCTCTTCGTCGGGATTTCGCAAAGCATGGTAGTAGGAAGGGATGGAGGAGGTGAAGGCTTGAGACTTAGAGAGCTCTTTGATGGTGTGATTAGGAAGTGGAAGAGAAGCTTGAGCTTCCATGACTTGAGCTTGGATGAATGACAAGGACAATGTTTAGCTGAAGATATTTGGTGGATAATGAAAATGGTGGAGCCTATAATGCATGAGTTTGTTTGACTCAATAATTGAGGTTATCAACTACTTAACAAACATTACATGCTTCGGTTAATTTGTGAACATGGGCATTCACTATTGGCTAAAGAAGGGCTATATGCACCAACCACTATTGTTGGTAAATATTTCCTCAATTTATAATTACTTTATGGTTATATTTTCACATCACTGCATGTTACGtggtaatttaaaataattatcacGTTTAAATTGGTGAAATTgtaatatttatgttaatttatgATCACCAACCTTGAAATATTATTAAGAAATTTGTTAAATCTCATTACCACCAAAACAAATGGCTATGTTGGATTACCAAATAGGtgataatttcaaattttttttagacaagtatgtcttttgtttaaaaaaaaaaattcaaagacaaCATATTTTATTGTtcgacaaaaaaaattaattttggataATATTATTTTCGGAATATCTTCAACttcgaaaatttaattttttgtattataattaattttttcccataaaaatttaattttatcttaactCTCTCCATTTGAAccaaattttagatataaagtttttttgtttttgagaaatgCGTAAAAActgatttttaatattataatttaattattttgatccaaaattttttactttaaatttaaatttattcaaaattatagatataaaaatattttgaaaaaattgaaacattATCAGATTActtattagaatttttaatcaaatataattatcataaataagCTTGAATGATTATATAGAATTAGTAAGCTTTAACGCTTACTAAATTCCACGATAGCAAATACTtctttaattgaattaaaaaaatattaaatgatattatgacagataataaaacaagaaaacataattaaataatcaaaagataacaaaatataacaagCTAAAATTGACCCCTTTCATAAATTAACTCCCTCAATAAGTAACAACCAagtatatcttttttttaaaaaaaaaaaaaaaaaacttattcttGTATTACCACaacacaataattaaataaaaaattccccACAAAAGGCAAAAAGTTAGACTAAATGGTTTTTCCATTTATATCCACCATTCATCAGAGACCCTATGAACCAATCCAACGGCCAAGATATGTTCAAGAAAAAcccccaccaaaaaaaaaaaaccccacaaAAATCTCTTTACCATCGTAATCATAGCTATGTACACCACACCGCCAATCTAACGGTCAATACCACGCCACGTCACCAATTTGACTCACCGGGTTAGATCCATTAAACCCGGCTCAGCGGCTGAGTCGGTGACTCACTCGGTTCATGGTCCCCACCAGGCCGAACACTGCCACCTAAGCACTCAAACGGAACCCTAACGGATGGCATCCTCAATTTAACGGAACCGGAACGGGAACCCTCACCAACGCCGTCAAACTTTTTAACGGAACCTTCGCCGTCACCTCCCCGTTTCCCGTTTCCCCACGACGTGAAACGCGCCGATAAAGTTCGAGCGAGAACCGAAGGCCAGCGATCGGACCGGCCAAGCCGAATGCTCCGGCCGGCTCGGCTACTCCCCTCGCCGGCGCGGTATCCCCGGCGGGCGCTGGCTTCGCCGCCACCGGGAAAAGCGAGGCTGCTCGTGGTCCGTTGAAGCCCGGCGACGACCATCTCCCGCCTGACGTGCTCCGGGAGACGGAGAGTGAACCGATCGAGATTCTCTCCGGGTCGCCGGAGAATCGAGTGCCCCGTCGAGTGGGATCTTGGGAACCGAACTGGCCGCGCCACCGACTTCGATCTCAGCGCTTGTGCGGCTCGTTGTTCGCTGCCGATCCTCGCCAGCTCGGCTAGTTCCTCCCGGTGATCATCGGTTTCTTGATCTCCATCTCCGTCCACCGCGATCGCCACGTGCTCCGGCGGCTCGTCTGGAGCGGCAGTGACGATGGCGGGGGCTTCAATTGGCTCAGGATCGGAGCCGGGGACGAGATTGGATCGGCAAACGGGGCAGGTGACGTGCGCCGCAAGCCAAGCATCGATGCAATCGGAATGAAAGACATGATCGCATTTGGGAAGAAGACGGAGCGATTCATCGTCTTCGAACTCGCTCAAACAAACAGCGCACTCAAGAGAGCCCTTGCCGATCTTGTGATCCTTGACCTCGGAGTAGACGAAGGTGGGGAAAGTGAAGAGAACCTCCGGGTCAAGGCCTCGTTGTGCGTTGCCACGGCGAGAGAGGGCGCCGGTGACAGGGTTGACGCCGGCGTTGGAGCCGAgtccgccgccgccgccgcacTGACGGATGTAGATCGAGAAGAAGCCAAGAAAGAAGAAGGCGCTGATGAGGACGACGATGATGATCGCCATGGTTGGGTTGAAGGTGGTGGTGTAGCGCGTTGTGTCGCTGGTGTTCGTCTGGCCGGCGGCGCCGGCGGcgaggatgaggaggagaaggagacgCATCGGAATCGGACGGCTTGGATTCGTCATCATGGTGAACGGACGGATggatgaagatggagatggagatggagaaagAGAATGGTGTGTGcttattaatataagaaaaagagaaggaagtCAAACGAGGGCTGCGAGGGAGTGTGGCACGTGACAGAAGAGGGTGAGCACGTGACAGGGATTgttattaaattactaattaagtaattatttaattaattgatttaattaagaTGGTTAATTTGGGGTCAAGAAAGACAGCTGGAGGTCTAGAGTTTCTAGAAAAGGTAGGGTTAACGGAGTCAAATGAGTGTTGCTGTAAAAGACCAACGGAACGGAagtttctaaattattttttattttttttttaattgtttttaaaatcctATAGTTTGTCAAAGTACCGGGGAAATCAGtcaaacttaaatataaaaaaaaattctccgaccaatttaattaactaaataatttcacaaTAAATTGATGgtcaattgaaaataatttttaaatttatggtaataaatttgttttactaaatataaaaatttcctgtaatataagatatatagtatggatattatgattttatttaaataaaatatgtcaGGAGCATGGACAGAAATagagttattattttaaaataattatgtctttattttgttttagctaagatttaaacttatttttttaaataaaacataaatgcTCTATATAACATATccggtattaataaattaagaagTGGTTGGctaatatgattattattattggaacgataatttagaaaaaaacaagtatttatcaaattaattgatgattataattaaatgtctttt containing:
- the LOC120281931 gene encoding protein DMR6-LIKE OXYGENASE 1-like, translating into MEAQASLPLPNHTIKELSKSQAFTSSIPSYYHALRNPDEELRPEDFTDEEIPVIDFSLLVGGTAMERAEVIHHLCMACSEWGFFMVVNHGIPKRLMDETLDAFENFFNQNEEDKNEYLGKHVLDPIRFGTSFNTSVDKTRYWRDYLKVFVNPEFHSPAKPSGFRNILFEYAAYTREIGKELLKAIWESLELKTEDIEVALDFSSCFQIIVGNLYPPCPQPELALGIPAHSDHGLLTILLQNGINGLQVKHKGKWLHVKPLPNSFLVNTGDHMEIVSNGRYKSVLHRAEVNEKSTRMSIVSLIGPSLEAIVAPAPQLVDLDHHLSFNAMRYKDFMQQQQANPLKEKSILDLLRVRDD
- the LOC120281601 gene encoding E3 ubiquitin-protein ligase ATL31-like, translating into MMTNPSRPIPMRLLLLLILAAGAAGQTNTSDTTRYTTTFNPTMAIIIVVLISAFFFLGFFSIYIRQCGGGGGLGSNAGVNPVTGALSRRGNAQRGLDPEVLFTFPTFVYSEVKDHKIGKGSLECAVCLSEFEDDESLRLLPKCDHVFHSDCIDAWLAAHVTCPVCRSNLVPGSDPEPIEAPAIVTAAPDEPPEHVAIAVDGDGDQETDDHREELAELARIGSEQRAAQALRSKSVARPVRFPRSHSTGHSILRRPGENLDRFTLRLPEHVRREMVVAGLQRTTSSLAFPGGGEASARRGYRAGEGSSRAGRSIRLGRSDRWPSVLARTLSARFTSWGNGKRGGDGEGSVKKFDGVGEGSRSGSVKLRMPSVRVPFECLGGSVRPGGDHEPSESPTQPLSRV